The following coding sequences lie in one Nitratireductor mangrovi genomic window:
- a CDS encoding sulfite exporter TauE/SafE family protein, with the protein MGIYLPIAEMSVNVFVLLAMGATVGFLSGLFGVGGGFLITPLLIFYNIPPAIAVATGANQVVASSFSGALAHFKRGTLDMKLGSVLLAGGIVGSTVGIYVFSLLRQLGQLDLFVSLLYVVLLGTVGGMMLVESVNAIRSARRGVTNTLKKPGQHNWVHKLPLKMRFRASKLFVSVIPVLVLGAAIGFLASIMGVGGGFIMVPAMIYLLKVPTNVVIGTSLFQIVVVSAYTTVVHATTNQTVDIILALALMVGGVAGAQYGAKAGQKLRGEQLRALLATLVLAVALRLAYDLFVQPPNLYSLWPLERT; encoded by the coding sequence GTGGGCATCTACCTCCCCATAGCTGAAATGTCCGTCAACGTGTTCGTGCTTCTGGCGATGGGCGCGACCGTCGGTTTCCTGTCGGGACTTTTTGGTGTCGGGGGCGGCTTTCTGATCACGCCGCTGCTCATCTTTTACAACATCCCCCCGGCGATCGCGGTGGCGACCGGCGCCAACCAGGTGGTCGCTTCGTCGTTTTCCGGCGCGCTGGCGCATTTCAAGCGCGGCACGCTCGACATGAAGCTGGGCTCGGTGCTGCTGGCCGGCGGCATCGTCGGCTCCACCGTCGGCATCTACGTCTTCTCGCTGCTCCGGCAGCTTGGCCAGCTCGACCTGTTCGTGTCGCTGCTCTACGTGGTGCTCTTGGGCACCGTCGGCGGCATGATGCTGGTGGAAAGCGTCAACGCGATCCGCAGCGCCAGGCGCGGCGTCACCAACACGCTGAAGAAGCCCGGCCAGCACAACTGGGTCCACAAGCTGCCGCTGAAGATGCGGTTCAGAGCTTCCAAGCTGTTCGTCAGCGTCATTCCTGTTCTGGTTCTCGGGGCAGCCATCGGCTTCCTTGCCTCGATCATGGGCGTGGGCGGCGGCTTCATCATGGTGCCGGCCATGATCTATCTCCTGAAGGTGCCGACCAACGTCGTCATCGGCACATCGCTGTTCCAGATCGTGGTCGTCTCCGCGTACACCACCGTGGTGCACGCCACCACCAACCAGACCGTCGACATCATCCTGGCACTGGCGCTCATGGTCGGCGGCGTGGCCGGCGCGCAATACGGCGCCAAGGCCGGGCAGAAGCTGCGTGGCGAACAATTGCGCGCGCTGCTCGCAACGCTGGTGCTGGCGGTCGCGCTGCGACTTGCCTACGACCTCTTCGTCCAGCCTCCGAACCTTTACTCCCTCTGGCCGCTGGAGCGGACATGA